The following are encoded in a window of Palaemon carinicauda isolate YSFRI2023 chromosome 31, ASM3689809v2, whole genome shotgun sequence genomic DNA:
- the LOC137624596 gene encoding uncharacterized protein isoform X2, with amino-acid sequence MSSQGPKHSTSEANDDPLAHLLGEESDSENMNLSFLLEDGELLLGLFQSEDGDETPDLFCKNDKLEDQKVSPQKAAEPSFSSEGLCGVNSSYSKAHCDLWSPSSKILRDANSSPSQVLRDVHSSPSQVLRDVNSPPSKVFCDVNSPPSKVLLDVNSPPSNVHDVNSPPSKVLLDVNSPPSKVLLDVNSPPSNVHDVNSSPSKVLHDVNSSPSKVLHDVNSSPSKGLSDVNSSPSKGLSDLNSSPSKGLSDLNSSPSKVLSDVNSSPSKVLSDVNSSPSKVLSDVNSSPSKVLSDVNSSPSKVLSDLNSSPSKVLSDVNSSPSKVLSDLNSSPSKVLSDVNSSPSKVLSDVNSSPSKVLSDVNSSPSKVLSDVNSSPSKVLSDVNSSPSEVPSHVNSSPSEVPSHVNSSPSKVPIDVNSSPSKVLSDVNSSPSKVLSDVNSSPSKVLSDVNSSPSKVLSDVNSSPSKVLSDVNSSPSKVLSDVNSSPSKVLSDVNSSPSKVLSDVNSSPSKVLSDVNSSPSKVLRDVNSSPSKVLRDVNSSPSKVLRDVNSSSSKVLRDVNSSSSKVLRDVNSFLSNVLNDLKLSRSKIHCNVTSSTSEGLYATSSTSEDLYATSSTSEDLYATSSTSEDLYATSSVSQDLYATSPVSDGLCDVTSSASEGLCDVTSSVPEGLCDVTSSSSKDLRVISSSSENLRDVTSSASKGLCDLTSSSRVLDTALSSTGISDDPAQSPTEAIVERAAESKCYPDDSSSKPKKAPRIVKPVQKIINQYTCHHCSHKFPTKQRLSIHERSHSDRRSFHCSSCPTSFKSKSELTAHERTHTGEKPITCNQCNLTFNAKNTLKIHERTHSGEKAFVCAQCDYSCTTKSRMNVHERKHTGEKPVGSKCSPKSRLPVNARPPASENKFSCSACSYTCKTEVGLKIHEGTHRRRTLLNCPRCTFSCSTARDLRAHERTHKQKPFPCSRCKLSFLTKTELEVHSRTHSREKPYTCTKCSAKFKTKGSLKIHERITHSREEVSHECTKCSFTCASRSSLEEHELTHEKEKIEYSCSSCSRICKTAKELEEHECGQGQK; translated from the exons ATGTCTTCTCAAGGACCAAAACACAGTACATCAGAGGCCAATGACGATCCACTAGCTCATCTACTCGGGGAAGAAAGTGACTCCGAAAATATGAACCTTTCGTTCTTGCTAGAAGATGGCGAACTTCTGCTGGGTCTGTTTCAATCGGAAGATGGCGACGAAACTCCTGATTTATTTTGTAAGAACGACAAGTTGGAAGATCAAAAAGTCTCTCCCCAAAAAGCTGCTGAGCCATCGTTTTCATCTGAGGGCCTATGTGGTGTGAACTCTTCATATTCAAAGGCTCATTGTGATTTATGGTCGCCGTCTTCAAAGATTCTCCGTGATGCAAACTCGTCCCCCTCACAG GTTCTTCGTGATGTACACTCTTCCCCCTCACAGGTTCTTCGTGATGTAAACTCGCCCCCCTCAAAGGTTTTTTGTGATGTAAACTCGCCTCCCTCCAAGGTTCTTCTTGATGTAAACTCTCCCCCTTCAAATGTTCATGATGTAAACTCGCCTCCCTCCAAAGTTCTTCTTGATGTAAACTCGCCTCCCTCCAAAGTTCTTCTTGATGTAAACTCTCCCCCTTCAAATGTTCATGATGTAAACTCATCCCCCTCAAAGGTTCTTCATGATGTAAACTCATCCCCCTCAAAGGTTCTTCATGATGTAAACTCATCCCCCTCAAAGGGTCTTAGTGATGTAAACTCGTCCCCCTCAAAGGGTCTTAGTGATTTAAACTCGTCCCCCTCAAAGGGTCTTAGTGATTTAAACTCGTCCCCCTCAAAGGTTCTCAGTGATGTAAACTCGTCCCCCTCAAAGGTTCTCAGTGATGTAAACTCGTCCCCCTCAAAGGTTCTCAGTGATGTAAACTCGTCCCCCTCAAAGGTTCTCAGTGATGTAAACTCGTCCCCCTCAAAGGTTCTCAGTGATTTAAACTCGTCCCCCTCAAAGGTTCTCAGTGATGTAAACTCGTCCCCCTCAAAGGTTCTCAGTGATTTAAACTCGTCCCCCTCAAAGGTTCTCAGTGATGTAAACTCGTCCCCCTCAAAGGTTCTCAGTGATGTAAACTCGTCCCCCTCAAAGGTTCTTAGTGATGTAAACTCGTCCCCCTCAAAGGTTCTTAGTGATGTAAACTCGTCCCCCTCAAAGGTTCTTAGTGATGTAAACTCGTCCCCCTCAGAGGTTCCTAGTCATGTAAACTCGTCCCCCTCAGAGGTTCCTAGTCATGTAAACTCGTCCCCCTCAAAGGTTCCTATTGATGTAAACTCGTCCCCCTCAAAGGTTCTAAGTGATGTAAACTCGTCCCCCTCAAAGGTTCTAAGTGATGTAAACTCGTCCCCCTCAAAGGTTCTAAGTGATGTAAACTCGTCCCCCTCAAAGGTTCTAAGTGATGTAAACTCGTCCCCCTCAAAGGTTCTAAGTGATGTAAACTCGTCCCCCTCAAAGGTTCTAAGTGATGTAAACTCGTCCCCCTCAAAGGTTCTAAGTGATGTAAACTCGTCCCCCTCAAAGGTTCTAAGTGATGTAAACTCGTCCCCCTCAAAGGTTCTAAGTGATGTAAACTCGTCCCCCTCAAAGGTTCTAAGAGATGTAAACTCGTCCCCCTCAAAGGTTCTAAGAGATGTAAACTCGTCCCCCTCAAAGGTTCTAAGAGATGTAAACTCGTCCTCCTCAAAGGTTCTAAGAGATGTAAACTCGTCCTCCTCAAAGGTTCTAAGAGATGTAAACTCTTTCCTCTCAAATGTTCTTAATGATTTAAAGTTGTCTCGCTCCAAGATTCATTGTAATGTAACCTCGTCCACCTCTGAGGGTCTTTATGCAACCTCGTCCACCTCTGAGGATCTTTATGCAACCTCGTCCACCTCTGAGGATCTTTATGCAACCTCGTCCACCTCTGAGGATCTTTATGCAACCTCGTCCGTCTCACAGGATCTTTATGCAACCTCCCCAGTTTCAGACGGCCTTTGTGATGTAACCTCATCCGCCTCAGAGGGCCTTTGTGATGTAACCTCGTCAGTCCCAGAGGGTCTTTGTGATGTAACTTCGTCCTCCTCAAAGGATCTTCGTGTAATTTCGTCCTCCTCAGAGAATCTTCGTGATGTAACCTCTTCAGCCTCAAAGGGACTTTGTGATTTAACCTCTTCCTCAAGAGTTCTTGACACGGCACTCTCCTCCACAGGGATTTCTGACGACCCAGCCCAGTCACCCACAGAGGCTATCGTAGAAAGGGCAGCTGAAAGTAAATGTTATCCCGACGACTCCTCTAGTAAACCAAAGAAAGCTCCCAGAATTGTAAAACCGGTTCAGAAGATAATAAACCAATATACCTGTCACCATTGCAGTCACAAATTTCCGACCAAGCAAAGGCTCTCTATTCATGAAAGGTCCCACTCGGACAGGAGGTCATTTCATTGTTCTAGTTGCCCCACATCTTTCAAAAGCAAGAGCGAACTTACAGCTCACGAACGCACTCACACGGGCGAAAAGCCAATTACCTGTAATCAGTGCAACTTGACCTTCAACGCAAAAAATACCCTCAAGATTCACGAGCGCACGCACAGTGGGGAAAAGGCCTTTGTGTGTGCTCAATGTGATTACTCTTGTACCACGAAAAGCAGGATGAACGTTCACGAACGCAAACACACTGGAGAAAAACCTGTCGGTTCCAAATGCTCGCCAAAGAGCAGACTTCCAGTTAACGCTCGCCCGCCAGCATCGGAAAATAAGTTTTCTTGCTCTGCATGTTCGTACACCTGTAAAACAGAGGTTGGACTTAAAATTCACGAAGGAACTCACCGAAGGAGGACGCTGCTTAATTGCCCCAGGTGTACCTTCTCCTGCTCCACCGCCAGAGACCTCAGAGCTCACGAAAGAACCCACAAACAAAAACCTTTCCCTTGCTCTCGTTGCAAACTTTCTTTTCTAACCAAGACAGAACTCGAGGTTCACTCAAGAACCCACTCGAGAGAGAAGCCTTACACCTGTACCAAATGCAGCGCCAAGTTTAAAACTAAAGGCAGTCTCAAGATACACGAACGTATTACACACTCCCGAGAGGAAGTGTCCCACGAATGCACAAAATGCAGTTTCACTTGTGCATCTAGGAGTAGTCTCGAAGAACATGAGCTCACACACGAGAAAGAGAAGATAGAATACAGCTGTTCCTCTTGTTCTCGCATCTGTAAGACGGCGAAAGAGCTTGAAGAACATGAATGTGGCCAAGGGCAGAAGTAA
- the LOC137624596 gene encoding uncharacterized protein isoform X1 has protein sequence MSSQGPKHSTSEANDDPLAHLLGEESDSENMNLSFLLEDGELLLGLFQSEDGDETPDLFCKNDKLEDQKVSPQKAAEPSFSSEGLCGVNSSYSKAHCDLWSPSSKILRDANSSPSQVLRDVHSSPSQVLRDVHSSPSQVLRDVHSSPSQVLRDVHSSPSQVLRDVNSPPSKVFCDVNSPPSKVLLDVNSPPSNVHDVNSPPSKVLLDVNSPPSKVLLDVNSPPSNVHDVNSSPSKVLHDVNSSPSKVLHDVNSSPSKGLSDVNSSPSKGLSDLNSSPSKGLSDLNSSPSKVLSDVNSSPSKVLSDVNSSPSKVLSDVNSSPSKVLSDVNSSPSKVLSDLNSSPSKVLSDVNSSPSKVLSDLNSSPSKVLSDVNSSPSKVLSDVNSSPSKVLSDVNSSPSKVLSDVNSSPSKVLSDVNSSPSEVPSHVNSSPSEVPSHVNSSPSKVPIDVNSSPSKVLSDVNSSPSKVLSDVNSSPSKVLSDVNSSPSKVLSDVNSSPSKVLSDVNSSPSKVLSDVNSSPSKVLSDVNSSPSKVLSDVNSSPSKVLSDVNSSPSKVLRDVNSSPSKVLRDVNSSPSKVLRDVNSSSSKVLRDVNSSSSKVLRDVNSFLSNVLNDLKLSRSKIHCNVTSSTSEGLYATSSTSEDLYATSSTSEDLYATSSTSEDLYATSSVSQDLYATSPVSDGLCDVTSSASEGLCDVTSSVPEGLCDVTSSSSKDLRVISSSSENLRDVTSSASKGLCDLTSSSRVLDTALSSTGISDDPAQSPTEAIVERAAESKCYPDDSSSKPKKAPRIVKPVQKIINQYTCHHCSHKFPTKQRLSIHERSHSDRRSFHCSSCPTSFKSKSELTAHERTHTGEKPITCNQCNLTFNAKNTLKIHERTHSGEKAFVCAQCDYSCTTKSRMNVHERKHTGEKPVGSKCSPKSRLPVNARPPASENKFSCSACSYTCKTEVGLKIHEGTHRRRTLLNCPRCTFSCSTARDLRAHERTHKQKPFPCSRCKLSFLTKTELEVHSRTHSREKPYTCTKCSAKFKTKGSLKIHERITHSREEVSHECTKCSFTCASRSSLEEHELTHEKEKIEYSCSSCSRICKTAKELEEHECGQGQK, from the coding sequence ATGTCTTCTCAAGGACCAAAACACAGTACATCAGAGGCCAATGACGATCCACTAGCTCATCTACTCGGGGAAGAAAGTGACTCCGAAAATATGAACCTTTCGTTCTTGCTAGAAGATGGCGAACTTCTGCTGGGTCTGTTTCAATCGGAAGATGGCGACGAAACTCCTGATTTATTTTGTAAGAACGACAAGTTGGAAGATCAAAAAGTCTCTCCCCAAAAAGCTGCTGAGCCATCGTTTTCATCTGAGGGCCTATGTGGTGTGAACTCTTCATATTCAAAGGCTCATTGTGATTTATGGTCGCCGTCTTCAAAGATTCTCCGTGATGCAAACTCGTCCCCCTCACAGGTTCTTCGTGATGTACACTCTTCCCCCTCACAGGTTCTTCGTGATGTACACTCTTCCCCCTCACAGGTTCTTCGTGATGTACACTCTTCCCCCTCACAGGTTCTTCGTGATGTACACTCTTCCCCCTCACAGGTTCTTCGTGATGTAAACTCGCCCCCCTCAAAGGTTTTTTGTGATGTAAACTCGCCTCCCTCCAAGGTTCTTCTTGATGTAAACTCTCCCCCTTCAAATGTTCATGATGTAAACTCGCCTCCCTCCAAAGTTCTTCTTGATGTAAACTCGCCTCCCTCCAAAGTTCTTCTTGATGTAAACTCTCCCCCTTCAAATGTTCATGATGTAAACTCATCCCCCTCAAAGGTTCTTCATGATGTAAACTCATCCCCCTCAAAGGTTCTTCATGATGTAAACTCATCCCCCTCAAAGGGTCTTAGTGATGTAAACTCGTCCCCCTCAAAGGGTCTTAGTGATTTAAACTCGTCCCCCTCAAAGGGTCTTAGTGATTTAAACTCGTCCCCCTCAAAGGTTCTCAGTGATGTAAACTCGTCCCCCTCAAAGGTTCTCAGTGATGTAAACTCGTCCCCCTCAAAGGTTCTCAGTGATGTAAACTCGTCCCCCTCAAAGGTTCTCAGTGATGTAAACTCGTCCCCCTCAAAGGTTCTCAGTGATTTAAACTCGTCCCCCTCAAAGGTTCTCAGTGATGTAAACTCGTCCCCCTCAAAGGTTCTCAGTGATTTAAACTCGTCCCCCTCAAAGGTTCTCAGTGATGTAAACTCGTCCCCCTCAAAGGTTCTCAGTGATGTAAACTCGTCCCCCTCAAAGGTTCTTAGTGATGTAAACTCGTCCCCCTCAAAGGTTCTTAGTGATGTAAACTCGTCCCCCTCAAAGGTTCTTAGTGATGTAAACTCGTCCCCCTCAGAGGTTCCTAGTCATGTAAACTCGTCCCCCTCAGAGGTTCCTAGTCATGTAAACTCGTCCCCCTCAAAGGTTCCTATTGATGTAAACTCGTCCCCCTCAAAGGTTCTAAGTGATGTAAACTCGTCCCCCTCAAAGGTTCTAAGTGATGTAAACTCGTCCCCCTCAAAGGTTCTAAGTGATGTAAACTCGTCCCCCTCAAAGGTTCTAAGTGATGTAAACTCGTCCCCCTCAAAGGTTCTAAGTGATGTAAACTCGTCCCCCTCAAAGGTTCTAAGTGATGTAAACTCGTCCCCCTCAAAGGTTCTAAGTGATGTAAACTCGTCCCCCTCAAAGGTTCTAAGTGATGTAAACTCGTCCCCCTCAAAGGTTCTAAGTGATGTAAACTCGTCCCCCTCAAAGGTTCTAAGAGATGTAAACTCGTCCCCCTCAAAGGTTCTAAGAGATGTAAACTCGTCCCCCTCAAAGGTTCTAAGAGATGTAAACTCGTCCTCCTCAAAGGTTCTAAGAGATGTAAACTCGTCCTCCTCAAAGGTTCTAAGAGATGTAAACTCTTTCCTCTCAAATGTTCTTAATGATTTAAAGTTGTCTCGCTCCAAGATTCATTGTAATGTAACCTCGTCCACCTCTGAGGGTCTTTATGCAACCTCGTCCACCTCTGAGGATCTTTATGCAACCTCGTCCACCTCTGAGGATCTTTATGCAACCTCGTCCACCTCTGAGGATCTTTATGCAACCTCGTCCGTCTCACAGGATCTTTATGCAACCTCCCCAGTTTCAGACGGCCTTTGTGATGTAACCTCATCCGCCTCAGAGGGCCTTTGTGATGTAACCTCGTCAGTCCCAGAGGGTCTTTGTGATGTAACTTCGTCCTCCTCAAAGGATCTTCGTGTAATTTCGTCCTCCTCAGAGAATCTTCGTGATGTAACCTCTTCAGCCTCAAAGGGACTTTGTGATTTAACCTCTTCCTCAAGAGTTCTTGACACGGCACTCTCCTCCACAGGGATTTCTGACGACCCAGCCCAGTCACCCACAGAGGCTATCGTAGAAAGGGCAGCTGAAAGTAAATGTTATCCCGACGACTCCTCTAGTAAACCAAAGAAAGCTCCCAGAATTGTAAAACCGGTTCAGAAGATAATAAACCAATATACCTGTCACCATTGCAGTCACAAATTTCCGACCAAGCAAAGGCTCTCTATTCATGAAAGGTCCCACTCGGACAGGAGGTCATTTCATTGTTCTAGTTGCCCCACATCTTTCAAAAGCAAGAGCGAACTTACAGCTCACGAACGCACTCACACGGGCGAAAAGCCAATTACCTGTAATCAGTGCAACTTGACCTTCAACGCAAAAAATACCCTCAAGATTCACGAGCGCACGCACAGTGGGGAAAAGGCCTTTGTGTGTGCTCAATGTGATTACTCTTGTACCACGAAAAGCAGGATGAACGTTCACGAACGCAAACACACTGGAGAAAAACCTGTCGGTTCCAAATGCTCGCCAAAGAGCAGACTTCCAGTTAACGCTCGCCCGCCAGCATCGGAAAATAAGTTTTCTTGCTCTGCATGTTCGTACACCTGTAAAACAGAGGTTGGACTTAAAATTCACGAAGGAACTCACCGAAGGAGGACGCTGCTTAATTGCCCCAGGTGTACCTTCTCCTGCTCCACCGCCAGAGACCTCAGAGCTCACGAAAGAACCCACAAACAAAAACCTTTCCCTTGCTCTCGTTGCAAACTTTCTTTTCTAACCAAGACAGAACTCGAGGTTCACTCAAGAACCCACTCGAGAGAGAAGCCTTACACCTGTACCAAATGCAGCGCCAAGTTTAAAACTAAAGGCAGTCTCAAGATACACGAACGTATTACACACTCCCGAGAGGAAGTGTCCCACGAATGCACAAAATGCAGTTTCACTTGTGCATCTAGGAGTAGTCTCGAAGAACATGAGCTCACACACGAGAAAGAGAAGATAGAATACAGCTGTTCCTCTTGTTCTCGCATCTGTAAGACGGCGAAAGAGCTTGAAGAACATGAATGTGGCCAAGGGCAGAAGTAA
- the LOC137624596 gene encoding uncharacterized protein isoform X3: MSSQGPKHSTSEANDDPLAHLLGEESDSENMNLSFLLEDGELLLGLFQSEDGDETPDLFCKNDKLEDQKVSPQKAAEPSFSSEGLCGVNSSYSKAHCDLWSPSSKILRDANSSPSQVLRDVHSSPSQVLRDVHSSPSQVLRDVHSSPSQVLRDVHSSPSQVLRDVNSPPSKVFCDVNSPPSKVLLDVNSPPSNVHDVNSPPSKVLLDVNSPPSKVLLDVNSPPSNVHDVNSSPSKVLHDVNSSPSKVLHDVNSSPSKGLSDVNSSPSKGLSDLNSSPSKGLSDLNSSPSKVLSDVNSSPSKVLSDVNSSPSKVLSDVNSSPSKVLSDVNSSPSKVLSDLNSSPSKVLSDVNSSPSKVLSDLNSSPSKVLSDVNSSPSKVLSDVNSSPSKVLSDVNSSPSKVLSDVNSSPSKVLSDVNSSPSKVLSDVNSSPSKVLSDVNSSPSKVLSDVNSSPSKVLSDVNSSPSKVLSDVNSSPSKVLSDVNSSPSKVLSDVNSSPSKVLSDVNSSPSKVLRDVNSSPSKVLRDVNSSPSKVLRDVNSSSSKVLRDVNSSSSKVLRDVNSFLSNVLNDLKLSRSKIHCNVTSSTSEGLYATSSTSEDLYATSSTSEDLYATSSTSEDLYATSSVSQDLYATSPVSDGLCDVTSSASEGLCDVTSSVPEGLCDVTSSSSKDLRVISSSSENLRDVTSSASKGLCDLTSSSRVLDTALSSTGISDDPAQSPTEAIVERAAESKCYPDDSSSKPKKAPRIVKPVQKIINQYTCHHCSHKFPTKQRLSIHERSHSDRRSFHCSSCPTSFKSKSELTAHERTHTGEKPITCNQCNLTFNAKNTLKIHERTHSGEKAFVCAQCDYSCTTKSRMNVHERKHTGEKPVGSKCSPKSRLPVNARPPASENKFSCSACSYTCKTEVGLKIHEGTHRRRTLLNCPRCTFSCSTARDLRAHERTHKQKPFPCSRCKLSFLTKTELEVHSRTHSREKPYTCTKCSAKFKTKGSLKIHERITHSREEVSHECTKCSFTCASRSSLEEHELTHEKEKIEYSCSSCSRICKTAKELEEHECGQGQK; the protein is encoded by the exons ATGTCTTCTCAAGGACCAAAACACAGTACATCAGAGGCCAATGACGATCCACTAGCTCATCTACTCGGGGAAGAAAGTGACTCCGAAAATATGAACCTTTCGTTCTTGCTAGAAGATGGCGAACTTCTGCTGGGTCTGTTTCAATCGGAAGATGGCGACGAAACTCCTGATTTATTTTGTAAGAACGACAAGTTGGAAGATCAAAAAGTCTCTCCCCAAAAAGCTGCTGAGCCATCGTTTTCATCTGAGGGCCTATGTGGTGTGAACTCTTCATATTCAAAGGCTCATTGTGATTTATGGTCGCCGTCTTCAAAGATTCTCCGTGATGCAAACTCGTCCCCCTCACAGGTTCTTCGTGATGTACACTCTTCCCCCTCACAGGTTCTTCGTGATGTACACTCTTCCCCCTCACAGGTTCTTCGTGATGTACACTCTTCCCCCTCACAGGTTCTTCGTGATGTACACTCTTCCCCCTCACAGGTTCTTCGTGATGTAAACTCGCCCCCCTCAAAGGTTTTTTGTGATGTAAACTCGCCTCCCTCCAAGGTTCTTCTTGATGTAAACTCTCCCCCTTCAAATGTTCATGATGTAAACTCGCCTCCCTCCAAAGTTCTTCTTGATGTAAACTCGCCTCCCTCCAAAGTTCTTCTTGATGTAAACTCTCCCCCTTCAAATGTTCATGATGTAAACTCATCCCCCTCAAAGGTTCTTCATGATGTAAACTCATCCCCCTCAAAGGTTCTTCATGATGTAAACTCATCCCCCTCAAAGGGTCTTAGTGATGTAAACTCGTCCCCCTCAAAGGGTCTTAGTGATTTAAACTCGTCCCCCTCAAAGGGTCTTAGTGATTTAAACTCGTCCCCCTCAAAGGTTCTCAGTGATGTAAACTCGTCCCCCTCAAAGGTTCTCAGTGATGTAAACTCGTCCCCCTCAAAGGTTCTCAGTGATGTAAACTCGTCCCCCTCAAAGGTTCTCAGTGATGTAAACTCGTCCCCCTCAAAGGTTCTCAGTGATTTAAACTCGTCCCCCTCAAAGGTTCTCAGTGATGTAAACTCGTCCCCCTCAAAGGTTCTCAGTGATTTAAACTCGTCCCCCTCAAAGGTTCTCAGTGATGTAAACTCGTCCCCCTCAAAGGTTCTCAGTGATGTAAACTCGTCCCCCTCAAAGGTTCTTAGTGATGTAAACTCGTCCCCCTCAAAGGTTCTTAGTGATGTAAACTCGTCCCCCTCAAAG GTTCTAAGTGATGTAAACTCGTCCCCCTCAAAGGTTCTAAGTGATGTAAACTCGTCCCCCTCAAAGGTTCTAAGTGATGTAAACTCGTCCCCCTCAAAGGTTCTAAGTGATGTAAACTCGTCCCCCTCAAAGGTTCTAAGTGATGTAAACTCGTCCCCCTCAAAGGTTCTAAGTGATGTAAACTCGTCCCCCTCAAAGGTTCTAAGTGATGTAAACTCGTCCCCCTCAAAGGTTCTAAGTGATGTAAACTCGTCCCCCTCAAAGGTTCTAAGTGATGTAAACTCGTCCCCCTCAAAGGTTCTAAGAGATGTAAACTCGTCCCCCTCAAAGGTTCTAAGAGATGTAAACTCGTCCCCCTCAAAGGTTCTAAGAGATGTAAACTCGTCCTCCTCAAAGGTTCTAAGAGATGTAAACTCGTCCTCCTCAAAGGTTCTAAGAGATGTAAACTCTTTCCTCTCAAATGTTCTTAATGATTTAAAGTTGTCTCGCTCCAAGATTCATTGTAATGTAACCTCGTCCACCTCTGAGGGTCTTTATGCAACCTCGTCCACCTCTGAGGATCTTTATGCAACCTCGTCCACCTCTGAGGATCTTTATGCAACCTCGTCCACCTCTGAGGATCTTTATGCAACCTCGTCCGTCTCACAGGATCTTTATGCAACCTCCCCAGTTTCAGACGGCCTTTGTGATGTAACCTCATCCGCCTCAGAGGGCCTTTGTGATGTAACCTCGTCAGTCCCAGAGGGTCTTTGTGATGTAACTTCGTCCTCCTCAAAGGATCTTCGTGTAATTTCGTCCTCCTCAGAGAATCTTCGTGATGTAACCTCTTCAGCCTCAAAGGGACTTTGTGATTTAACCTCTTCCTCAAGAGTTCTTGACACGGCACTCTCCTCCACAGGGATTTCTGACGACCCAGCCCAGTCACCCACAGAGGCTATCGTAGAAAGGGCAGCTGAAAGTAAATGTTATCCCGACGACTCCTCTAGTAAACCAAAGAAAGCTCCCAGAATTGTAAAACCGGTTCAGAAGATAATAAACCAATATACCTGTCACCATTGCAGTCACAAATTTCCGACCAAGCAAAGGCTCTCTATTCATGAAAGGTCCCACTCGGACAGGAGGTCATTTCATTGTTCTAGTTGCCCCACATCTTTCAAAAGCAAGAGCGAACTTACAGCTCACGAACGCACTCACACGGGCGAAAAGCCAATTACCTGTAATCAGTGCAACTTGACCTTCAACGCAAAAAATACCCTCAAGATTCACGAGCGCACGCACAGTGGGGAAAAGGCCTTTGTGTGTGCTCAATGTGATTACTCTTGTACCACGAAAAGCAGGATGAACGTTCACGAACGCAAACACACTGGAGAAAAACCTGTCGGTTCCAAATGCTCGCCAAAGAGCAGACTTCCAGTTAACGCTCGCCCGCCAGCATCGGAAAATAAGTTTTCTTGCTCTGCATGTTCGTACACCTGTAAAACAGAGGTTGGACTTAAAATTCACGAAGGAACTCACCGAAGGAGGACGCTGCTTAATTGCCCCAGGTGTACCTTCTCCTGCTCCACCGCCAGAGACCTCAGAGCTCACGAAAGAACCCACAAACAAAAACCTTTCCCTTGCTCTCGTTGCAAACTTTCTTTTCTAACCAAGACAGAACTCGAGGTTCACTCAAGAACCCACTCGAGAGAGAAGCCTTACACCTGTACCAAATGCAGCGCCAAGTTTAAAACTAAAGGCAGTCTCAAGATACACGAACGTATTACACACTCCCGAGAGGAAGTGTCCCACGAATGCACAAAATGCAGTTTCACTTGTGCATCTAGGAGTAGTCTCGAAGAACATGAGCTCACACACGAGAAAGAGAAGATAGAATACAGCTGTTCCTCTTGTTCTCGCATCTGTAAGACGGCGAAAGAGCTTGAAGAACATGAATGTGGCCAAGGGCAGAAGTAA